The following coding sequences lie in one Metallumcola ferriviriculae genomic window:
- the tnpA gene encoding IS66 family insertion sequence element accessory protein TnpA has product MTRAELRKLWEERVSAFKASGQSANAWCRDHDLKPNQLHYWRKKLEPKEAAETLSSKWLPLEISDKSYEENNLFITVGQATVEVKPGFDPALLLEVVRTLKALC; this is encoded by the coding sequence GTGACAAGAGCAGAACTAAGAAAACTATGGGAAGAACGGGTATCCGCCTTTAAAGCCAGCGGTCAGAGTGCCAATGCCTGGTGCAGAGATCATGACTTAAAGCCCAACCAGTTACATTACTGGCGTAAAAAACTTGAACCCAAAGAAGCTGCCGAAACACTATCGTCTAAATGGCTACCGCTAGAAATAAGCGATAAGTCCTATGAAGAAAACAACCTTTTCATAACGGTAGGGCAAGCTACTGTAGAAGTAAAGCCAGGGTTTGACCCGGCACTTCTTTTAGAAGTGGTGAGGACCTTAAAAGCATTATGCTAA
- the tnpB gene encoding IS66 family insertion sequence element accessory protein TnpB (TnpB, as the term is used for proteins encoded by IS66 family insertion elements, is considered an accessory protein, since TnpC, encoded by a neighboring gene, is a DDE family transposase.), translated as MLNDASVERVYLACGSTDLRKSIDGLAVLVKEGFELDPFSPYLFVFCNRKRDKLKILQWEHNGFWLHYRRLEKGKFQWPADREFTPLKISRRELRWLLDGLPIQQRQAHPKVTARTVL; from the coding sequence ATGCTAAACGATGCCAGTGTAGAGAGAGTATATCTCGCCTGTGGCAGCACAGATTTACGTAAATCCATTGACGGGTTAGCTGTCCTGGTCAAAGAAGGATTTGAACTAGATCCCTTCTCTCCGTATCTCTTTGTTTTCTGCAATCGCAAACGCGACAAGCTTAAGATTTTGCAGTGGGAGCACAATGGTTTCTGGCTTCATTACCGCCGCCTGGAAAAAGGCAAATTTCAATGGCCGGCAGACAGAGAATTTACACCTTTAAAGATTAGCCGACGTGAGTTACGGTGGCTTTTAGATGGACTGCCTATTCAGCAGCGTCAGGCTCACCCCAAAGTTACAGCACGAACGGTGTTATGA